Sequence from the Pseudomonas frederiksbergensis genome:
CCCAGCCAGGCAATCGCGCCAACGAAGCCCGCTGCGATGCCTTGGGCCAACTCTGGCTGGGCACCATGCAGAACAACATCGGTGAGGATGGCGAAGACTTGCCCATCGAGCGACGCTCCGGCGGGCTGTTCCGTGTCGGCGGCGACGGTCGCGTGATGCCGTTGCTGCGTGGCCTGGGCATTCCCAATACGTTGTTGTGGAGCCCCGATGGCACGACGGTCTATTTTGGCGAAAGCCTGGACGGAACGCTGTATCGGCATTTTATCTACCCCGATGGAAAACTGGCGCCCGCTGAAGTCTGGTTCGGACCCCATTCCCGTGGCGGACCGGATGGTTCGGCGATGGATGCACGGGGCTATATCTGGAACGCGCGCTGGGACGGCAGTTGCCTGTTGCGCCTGACCCCGGACGGGCAGGTCGATCGGGTGATCGAACTACCGGTCAGTCGCCCGACCAGTTGTGTGTTCGGTGGCGAAGACCTGAAGACGCTCTACATCACCAGCGCGGCGAGCCCACTGGGCCATCCGCTGGACGGTGCGGTGCTGTCCATGCGCGTCGATGTACCGGGTATGGCTTGCACGCGGTTTGCGGGATAGATCCCATAATATGGGATGTAAATATATATATTGAGATTATTTGGCGGTCGGGTTTATAGTCGGCTCCATCAGCAATACGCACTCACACTTAAAAAAACAAAACAGGTGAAGTGATGCATCGTTTTTCTCCTGCCCGCCCCAGCGGCGTTCGCGAATCAGTGTTGACTCGACAGCTTTTGCACCGGCCATCGGTAGATGGGCGGTTTTTGTCGTGTTTTCGTGCAGGAGACGCGGTCCATGGTTGAAGCGCTTCGCTTGCCGCCCGTGCCTGAACCTGTGAAGGGCGAGCGACTGAAAAACAAGGTCGTGCTGTTGACTGGCGGGGCCCAAGGCATCGGCGAGGCCATTGTCGCGGCGTTCGCTTCGCAACAGGCCCGGCTGGTGATCAGCGATATCCAGGCTGACAAGGTCGAAGCCGTCGCCGCTCA
This genomic interval carries:
- a CDS encoding SMP-30/gluconolactonase/LRE family protein, which encodes MKWTAVTEHRAKLGEGPFWDEPTQALYWVDIAGKQALRLIGKNVQIWQMPEHISAFIPTQSGDALVTLSSGVYRLDLDSPGLEPRLKLLCMADPQPGNRANEARCDALGQLWLGTMQNNIGEDGEDLPIERRSGGLFRVGGDGRVMPLLRGLGIPNTLLWSPDGTTVYFGESLDGTLYRHFIYPDGKLAPAEVWFGPHSRGGPDGSAMDARGYIWNARWDGSCLLRLTPDGQVDRVIELPVSRPTSCVFGGEDLKTLYITSAASPLGHPLDGAVLSMRVDVPGMACTRFAG